AAGGGGCAATCACGATTGCGGTGGCCGTGCTTGCGGTCTTCGTCCTGCCCGACTTCCCAGCTACCACGAAATGGCTGTCGGAGGAGGAACGTGCGCTTGCATTGCGGCGGATGGAGGAGCAAGGGGGCGCCACGAGCGAGGAGGACGCACAGACGGGCGCGCTGGCCGGACTGTGGATGGCGATAACAGATTGGAAGGTTTGGTGGATGTCACTCACGCTGACGTCATGGGTCGTGTCGCTCTCGTTTAACGCCTACTTCCCTACGCTAAGCGCGACCATGGGCTTTAACCGCAATGTGACGCTGCTGTTGTGCGCGCCGCCGTTCGCGTTTACCGCGTTCGTTGCATTCGCGCTGTCGCGCCATTCTGACAAGACCCGACAGCGCTTCTATCACTGCGTGGGGTCTTTGGGGGTCGGACTTTTGGGGTTCGTGATCGCGATCAGCACCATGAACACGGCTGCGCGCTATATTTCTCTGTAAGTCGGGGCGaccagaaaaagaaaaggcaacGCTAATCAGGGCGTGCAGGTTCCTCATGGCGCAGTCGTATGCAGGGTTCATTGTGTTTTACGCGTGGATCAGCAACAGCTTCCCGAAACCGGCGGCGAAGCGGGCAGTCGCACTTGCGATGATAAATGCAATTTCGCAACTCGGGAACGTGGCTGGGTCGTGGGTGTCTTATTTGGAATTTATCATGGGTTCAGAGACTGAAAATAAGTGGTGATCGTCCAGATATGTGTGGCCGAAGCAGTGGGGACCCACGTACCGCAATTCGTATGGAATCTGCATCTCGACGGCAGGATTGGCAGTGGTCATGTGTTGGATATACAGATGGCATCTGACAGAGGTAAATAAGAGACTAGAGAATGAGGAGAAGACCAAGGGAGTTGAGAAAGGGTTCCGGTACATAATATAACTAGTGTAGATCCGTGACATGTGTGTTTATAAACTCGCCGTCTTTATTTGTATATTACTACCACGGTCTCTCTGCATTGCTCCTCCATGAACACCCTAGGCTATGTCGCCCGCCAGTTCGATGTCCTCGCCTCCCCCACATCGGAAAAGAAATCAGACGACAAACCAAGGCTGCCCAGAGTCAGCACTTGGTCTACAAAATCCTTTCTTTTGCCCCCACCGACTGTCCCCACAACAAGAACAACCCCAAAGCGTTCTCATTCTTCTCCCTCGTTTCGCCCCCAACCACAGCAGCCTCTTCCACCAGATGTGACCATGGCACCCAGCTGC
The sequence above is a segment of the Psilocybe cubensis strain MGC-MH-2018 chromosome 4, whole genome shotgun sequence genome. Coding sequences within it:
- a CDS encoding MFS transporter prlL → MAAGILDGMEGKLGHAAWRWLFFIEGAITIAVAVLAVFVLPDFPATTKWLSEEERALALRRMEEQGGATSEEDAQTGALAGLWMAITDWKVWWMSLTLTSWVVSLSFNAYFPTLSATMGFNRNVTLLLCAPPFAFTAFVAFALSRHSDKTRQRFYHCVGSLGVGLLGFVIAISTMNTAARYISL